The sequence GGTTCGAGAGGAGGCGCGTCTTCGGGCCGGTCGGTTCTTCTGGCGACGGCGAGTCGGAGAGCCGACTCGAGCAGGTCGAGGGATACGCCTTGTCGGTGAAGTTCGTGAGCGAGCCGGCGATCGCTTTGCCGGGGACGGACGGCGCTCCCGGCGAGCTGCTGGTAGAGGGTGATAGCGCGGCGCACATAGGCTCTGGGCGAGGCGTTCATGACTTCTTTTTGCATGGTCTTCTCTTTCGCCGTCGGGCTGCTGCTTCCTGCTCGCTTTCACGGACGCGGAAGCTGCGACCCTCGATGATCGTAACATCGGCGTGATGGGTCAGGCGGTCGAGAAGCGTGGCGATACAGGTTGCGTTGGGGAAGACGAGATTCCAGTCCTTGAAAGTGCGATTCGTCGTGACGACGATCGACTTCTGCTCGTAGCGGCGGTTGACGACCTCGTAGAGCAAGTCGGCGGCGTGGTGATCGTAGGAGAGATATCCGACCTCGTCGATGCAAAGCAGTGCGGGCCGAGAATACTTGGTCAGCCGGCGCCGTCTGAGTTCCGGAGAGTCGACCTGAAGATCCTCGATCAGCTCGGCAGCAGTGCGAAACAGCACGGTGTGACCCGCATGGGCGGCCTTGAAGGCGATGTTCTTGGCGATCATGGTCTTGCCTAGACCATTCGATCCGAGCATGACCAGGTTACGCTTCTCGTCGATGAAGTCGAGAGTCAGAGCGCGCTCGATCGCATCGCGGTCGATCTTCTTGGGCCAGTTCCAGTCGAAATCGGCCATCATCTTGAATCGACCGAGCCGCGCCATCTGGAGCCGCCGCTCGCTTCCCCGCCGCGATTTCTCCTGCATCTCGGAGCGAGCAATCTCTTCGAGGAGGATTCTGGGGGACCAGCGGGACTTGGTGGCCCGAGCAATCGTATCTTCGAGGTTCTCGGCAGTGGCATGCAGTCCGATCCGAGCCAGTTGATCGGCCAGATCAGGCATCGGGGTCGTGGTGCGTGAGTTCATCGTAAGTCTCCGGATCATGAGGTTGGACACAGAGGTTCTCGAGGTCAGGCCGACGCTGCAAAGCCACGGGAAGCAGCCGTTTGCGGGTCTTGGCGCGATGCCGCTGGCCGAGGATGTAGGCTACCGAGCTGGCTCGTGGAGTGCCGCGTTCGAGGGCTTCACACACAGCGCTGCGCATCTCCTCGGCACCGTAATCGTCAAGCAGGCGAAGTAGCTGGGCGGCCTGAGCACCGCTGGGCTCGCCCCGGCGGAAGGCCGCTTCCAGCAGCGCTTCGCTCTCGGGGACCGCCGCGACCAGCCGGCCTTGCCGGGTCGCACCGTAGGCCTTG is a genomic window of Acidobacteriota bacterium containing:
- the istB gene encoding IS21-like element helper ATPase IstB; translated protein: MNSRTTTPMPDLADQLARIGLHATAENLEDTIARATKSRWSPRILLEEIARSEMQEKSRRGSERRLQMARLGRFKMMADFDWNWPKKIDRDAIERALTLDFIDEKRNLVMLGSNGLGKTMIAKNIAFKAAHAGHTVLFRTAAELIEDLQVDSPELRRRRLTKYSRPALLCIDEVGYLSYDHHAADLLYEVVNRRYEQKSIVVTTNRTFKDWNLVFPNATCIATLLDRLTHHADVTIIEGRSFRVRESEQEAAARRRKRRPCKKKS